A DNA window from Thermoplasmatales archaeon contains the following coding sequences:
- a CDS encoding NifU family protein, producing the protein MKEKVEKALDEIRPSLQADGGDVELVDVDEKNGIVKLRLTGTCAGCPFSKMTLQMGIEKNLKKKIPEIKRVEAV; encoded by the coding sequence ATGAAAGAAAAGGTAGAAAAAGCTCTTGATGAAATACGCCCTTCTTTGCAGGCTGACGGCGGCGATGTTGAGCTTGTTGATGTTGATGAAAAAAACGGCATAGTTAAGCTTCGCCTCACTGGAACATGTGCAGGCTGCCCCTTTTCAAAAATGACGCTCCAGATGGGAATTGAAAAAAATTTGAAGAAAAAGATACCAGAGATAAAGAGGGTTGAAGCAGTCTAA
- a CDS encoding 4Fe-4S binding protein has product MPAKVNSDCCVACGSCAEECPVGAITIQSFAVVDESACIECGHCVEVCPNECINLD; this is encoded by the coding sequence ATGCCAGCAAAAGTAAATTCAGATTGTTGTGTTGCATGTGGAAGCTGTGCAGAAGAATGCCCAGTTGGAGCAATAACAATTCAAAGCTTTGCTGTTGTAGATGAAAGTGCTTGCATTGAATGCGGACATTGCGTTGAAGTTTGCCCTAATGAGTGCATAAATCTTGATTAA